In Solenopsis invicta isolate M01_SB chromosome 9, UNIL_Sinv_3.0, whole genome shotgun sequence, the sequence TTATCGAAAGAATCTCGGCTCAAGGACCATTCCGTCTCTTCTGAGACAACGCGTGATTCCGCATCTGCTTCAAAATTCTGGGCCGATGGAATATACGAGGCATAAATATATAGATTGCGCTCTGCGCACCATTTCCAAATTTTGCGAGCAAGCTCTGATAGATGGGGAAACTTAATTGACCCCATTCGATTTATGTATGAAAGAGCGGTGGAGTTATCTAGTCTTATTAGAAGATTACAATTTCTTAGGTGAGATGCGAAACATCTCAAAGCGTGAAAGACGGCAAGGAGTTCTAAGAAATTGATGTGATTTTGTCTGTCCTCTGCAGACCAAAACCCATGGGTGCGAGATTCACCCGAAACGGCTCCCCAGCCCGTTAGGGAGGCGTCTGTAAACATTTCTAAGCTGAAGTGACCTGAGCGAATGAAGTTACACTGGGAAGGGTCTTCGAAAATTGCTTGCCACCACCATAGATCTTCTTTAATTGATTCCGGCAGGATCATACGGGCCTCAAAATTTTCCTCTGCAGCTGCAAGGGCTAAAAATTTTGCTCTCTCCAATCTCTTGGTATGTAGAATTCCATATTGCACCGCTGGACAGACTGAAATCAGAGATCCAATGTAGCTAGCAAAACGACGAATCCTGcaagagttaatatttaaaaaataaagagttaattgtaaaagattatttCTTTTGTCCAACGGTATAGAAATGGAGAGCTGCTCTGAATTGAATATGAGGCCTAAAAACCGACAGGATTTCGATGGAGAAAGAACACTTTTctgtttgttaattaaaaatcccaAAGAAGCTAGAAGATCTATggttgcagaaatattttgtatacatgCCGCGTGAGACGGTGCAAGAAGAAGAAAGTCGTCCAGATAGACGACTGACAGGAAGCCCTTCTCTCTCAAGGATGATATTACaggctttaaaatttttgtaaaaatataaggagCCGAAGCGAGGCCAAAAGGCAGAACCCTGAATTGGAAAAGTTGACCCTGAAATTTAAATCGGAGAAATTTCCTATGCTCCGGACAGACCGGTACAAGATGGTAGGCATCCTGCAGATCGACCGAGGCGAGGAAGTCACCTGGAGAAAGAAGACGAATGACTGTCTTCCAATTCTCCATTTTGAAATGTggagcaataataaatttattcaagccCTTTAAATTAAGGATAAACCTCCACCCTCCGGAAGGTTTCCTGACTACAAAAAAGGATGACAGAAATTGGCCTTTACAGCCTGATACTGGCTCTATCGCACCTTTGCTACAGAGCCTAGCGATTTCCTGACGGCATATTGAGACTTCTGTCTCTGAAAGGTGGATTGACGGCTCGGATGCCTGGAGAGGGGGATGGTGCCTAAAAGGCAGCTTGTAACCGCAGATTCCTTGCAAGATTACTGGATCGGTCGTAATTTCCATCCATTTTGAAATGAAAGAGCTTAGTCTGCCAGCAATGTTTACCTGGCTGTCAACTAACGCCTCCTCGACCTCGATCTCTGATAGACCGACGATCGGCGACTGCTGCTCGACGCCCCTGTTCTCCTTGTCGCCGACGGTTTCGTTTTCGAAGCAGGGGCTCGGGAGTTTCCCGACGTGGATGGAGCCGTCTGTGCCGGTAATTTAATTGGTTGCTGCACCCTCTTGGAGATCGTCAAGGATGTGCTAACAATATCCCTGGCCGATTTCTCCATTGATGTtgccttttttatttcttcaccaAAGGAAGAGCCAAACAGAAAGTTGTCCGCAGGAATGGCGTCTGCAGTGGACTTGGCCAAGGTATTAAAGGCCGGTTTTATCAGGGCTCTTCGTGACAAAGAGAGGCGATAGAAAAGATCCGCCAAGAGCTGAGCGCCGTCAGCGATTTTACTAATTGCCATTCGAACGTCCGGGTTGAGAAATTGCTGTATTTCTGGTCTGAGGAGGTCAGATATTGCTTCTCCTAAGGCGAACAGGGCGGTACCTACCTGATTTTGATTTAAACAGCTGTACTCGTCCCTTTTAACTAtgacattgttttttaatgccGATTTGCACTCAAGGTTGAGTTTGGGAGCCCTGAGGAAAGCGAAATCTTCGGGGGGAGAATACTTTTTGAGTAAGACCTCCCGCTGACTCGTAGGCAAACCCTTACGGGTAAGGTCAGTCCATTTCTGGCTAACCATATTGTTCCAAGGTCGAAGGTCCGTTGCCTCTGAATCGGGTCCGAACAGATCCTTGGAAAGATCCACCGAAACCTCGTCAGGCCCCGTGGAAGCCGGGGCCGCAGCGTTTGCCGGAGGAGGCGAAGAAGGTGATTCTTCCGTTGACGGGTCAATCACCGTTGCTGCAAGACCGAGGGGGTATTCCGATTAGTCGGAAAAGGTTGTGTCAACTCCTCTGTCCGGTATACGGAACTGGGATGTCATACACACCTGAGACGTGTGGATCTTTCAACCTCTCTCGAACTATCGAGATGGATTCCGGATCATTATCGCTTTCATCCTTCAAGCTAACCCTTGAAGTTTCCTCGTCGCTTACCTCCCGAACCTCCTGGGACGTCTGTTCCGACTGCGAAAATGACAAAGAGGAAGAGCCGCGGGGGACCCTAACCTCACTCCTGGATAAAATCTCGATAAGATGCGATAACTTATCTTCCAATCCTGCAAAACGGTCTCTAGACTCGgacctctttctcttccttgaTTTACGATCGGATTTACCCATCTGGCTAGAGTAAATTATTCTTAACAAGGATCAAAAACTAAACGCACTGTTAACGCTGTGCACAACAGGAAAACAATGAAGCACACGCGCGGCGGGGACCCGAgcgcgcggcggtggcgcgACACGCGCGCGCTTTCTCAGTCTTTTAAAATCGCCTGTTAATGCTTGCGCAGGGGAGCGCACTACATgagttatccatccggacgagacgttgcataattaaaggttaaaggtgaaccttgaaaaagtttagaagtgctcaaaagtaaaaatgccttataacaattgtcacttattatgtattgtcatattaatatcactaaaaaacggcaggctactaaatgaataactccataagcaattgttagaatacgtcatctaataacggagataataggggtaaccatattgtcgacagtagccataataccctcttctcctctaataatttCACACTCAATAAGTATATGTGATATAAAATGCTGTGTATTGAACAGCTATATAGttgattgtaaaattataacattgaaagTTATTGCTTATTCAATTAATTAGTTCCGgactttcaaaatttaaatacaattaataattgaaaaataggctaatgagaatcagcgcgggtcaaagagcgcaatcacaagtgtcgatattgaatcatttattcaattcaaaattacaaaacgaacgtttcgactcacttTGGAGTCATTCTCAGCGCAACCAAAAATAGTAAAGGCAATAGAAATAAAAGCCGTCATCAGTTATCGAAAACTGAAAGAATTCAAATCGCCAACGGTTTGACAAATtcgtgatagcatctttaaccGTGATAGTGTCGCAAGAGATGACCTTAACTGTGTAATcatcgtataattattttgaatgtcgaaaaattactttaattgaGGCTATATTTTCTTGTCGCCGTGTCGCATGTCGCAAGAAATGGCACTTGCAACACGGCTCATGCGACGCTCATTAGTCTATTGACTTAATGATTATTTTccaatcattaattgtatttattgtttattggtATACTTAAATAACAAACGGGATTAACTTCCTCTAAATGAGAGACTCTTGATAAAAAACTGCAAtttagaaattagaaatttagaaatttagaaatttagtttACATTTTGAATTTCTATTATGAATAATCAGTTAGGTAATtatgttttgtaaaaataaccaCTACTTAGATCTGGTTACCTAGTAAGTACCATTTCACATTTAATAAAAccaaagaaatgattttattaagtgCGGAATGATATTTACTAGATAACTACAGCTAagtaatagttatttttacacAGCATAGTTACCTAACTAACAGATTATTCATAGTAGAAATCAacagtataaattaatttttgaaacatgccttttattatcatatttcgTGTGTTTCAATTTTAAGTAGAAAGAAATTCTTGCATTGTTGCGTAGATTGAAGAACTTTAAAGATaggatgaaaataataaaattaacacaatAGGTCTTAAAATACGCGTTTGAAATTTACTtactttaattacaaattttttgttaaactttGTCTTTTAGTTTAGAATTACttctaaaaatgaaaattgatgtgttaaGTCTCGAAAAGCACTCACCTCTTCCTATTGGAACAAAGTTGTTTGCTTCTAGGATccgtaattacattttttatgtccGCTTTTAccttattgtaatattttgtcGTGAGAATGAAGAACACCACGTTGGATATTGTCACAATCGTTTCCGGTCcataaatgaaaatgaaatcGCTGTAGTTATCCCAATTGACTGTGTCTTTtgattaaaatcataataaattaataaagtttaattaaactattttaaaattattaggttatatataaaaaattctaacatCATACGAAAACAAtacgaaaatattgtttttctggAGAAGGTAAAGTGGGACAAGAATGTGGATTTTGGGTCTTGTGCGTAATCAATGGTTATACGGAGAAAAATGTCTActcagataaataaaaattttgtgccatattttattttaaaagagccatacaatttcgagatattttaagaaatgtgattttttataaacattttttgcatgATTCAGATAAACGCTGTGAAATGTAGCAATTTACATTGATTCCCATAAAAACTGTAAACACCAAAACTCTATATAAGCGTAAAGTTATTCTTTACTAtatcactcaagaagcaaacgataaagtcgtaacaacgcttaatttgaacaaaattcaaTGTGCGTAAATTATTGTTCTTTTGGAAGgattgaatcaaagttatgttgcaaggatAATAAGTGTTTATCGATTCTCTATCTCTCGAGTTTGAGCTTGTTATCAAGAAATAAACGGATTTTGAAGaagaggacaaggtcgaagacgaataaTGTCAATTAGAGAAGATCGTCTTATCATTAATCTAAGAAAGATAAATCTAAAAGAGATAAATCTAAATCCGCATAATTCTGGCGGTAATTGATAATGGCGGTAattggtaaataaaaaaaaaataaaacacaaaaatgcatacataatttTGATACATTCTAAGTCCTcgaaaaaaatcgtacgaacctgattttttttttaatttgcagggaaaactccaaattttacgatggctatagtgacatttgcaaaaaaaaatgcatCCTACTTcctggagtgcgtcaaactacgcaaatgtttggaaacaaaaccaTAGAGATATTACATATAGAGTAGAGAAGCCAGCCTCAAAAGTGACTTGTTGATAGAAAAACGGGAGCTTTAGTCTATCTCTCTCTTAATGGCGCTAGTACAACAAACACAAGAATATAGGTcctatcttctctctctttctaacggGGGGACATTTCCACTTACAGATCTATTTATGGCTCCTCTACTCTATAGATATCTCTATGAACAAAACACgtccttacttttaaagaaacagcggAAAGAAGAAAGCAGAAATTCCAAATTGACCAAATGCACTTTAAactagagactttaagctttaaagtgaaaaatagACTTTGAAGTACGATAACTTTTAAcgaagttatgattatttaaaattgtgcaaaattttggtatactACATGGACTGAAAAGTCCCGgagaatttttaatgaaaacaagcgTTTTTTGGGCAAAGTTTATTCCTCAACATAGTTGCCTTCGAGTGCGATACACTTGATATAGCGATTTTCCAACATTTCGAAGCCCTTTCTGTAGTATGAAACGCTTTCAAAATACGCCTCGGTTTCCGCGATGACTTCCTCATTCGATGTGAATCTCTTTCCCTGGAGCCACCGCTTGAGGTTTGGGAACAGAGAGAATAGTCGCTGAAGGCCAAGTTTAGAGAATACGGCTGGTGAGCAACCAAttcgaatcgtaattgatcCAATTTGGCCATCGCTTTCAAGGACGTGTGTGACGTGTATGACGATGCGTTATCGTGATGGTATAgaacttttttcttcgccaCATGGGgtcgttttttctttattccgtCGTTCAATTTGTCCAATAACGCTACATAATACTCTCCCGTACTGTTCTTTCTTTCTGCAGGTAATCGATGAAGATTATGCCATGCGCATCCCAAAAAGCGGAGGCCAAAACCTTCCCGGCTGAGCGTTGGTCTTTTGGCCGTTTTGGTCGGCTTTCGTGGCTTTTCAGCCACTCTGCAGACTGCCTATTGGACTCAGCCGTATGGTAATGAATCCACGTTTCATCTATCGTCACAAAACGTCAAGAAAGTCCGCTCAATTACGCTGCAAGAACGCCAAACCGGCCGTTGAATCATCAACGcgctgctgtttttggtcgacgGTCAGCAAACGAGGCACCCATCGCGCAGATAGCTTTTTcatattcaaaattcaaaacatCGTGCAAAAAGTATACCACCTGTTCTTTTGAGATGCCGACGGCCTCAGCTAACTCGCACAACTTCACTTTACGATCACTCAAAACGATTCGATGCACTTGCTTTACGATTTCCGAATTCGTAGCCTCTTTTGGTCTTCCAGAGCGAGGTGCGTCTTCGGTGCTTGTACAACCCattttaaattcactaaacCATCAATAAACTGTTGTTCTCAAAGGAGTAGATGTGGGATCATATTTCTTCAACCATTTCATTGATCGTTCAGGAGTTTTTCCCATCAAAAAACAATATTGGATCAATATGCGATATTTCTgtttctccatttttttttacgaaggcGAAAGTAGCGACACTTAAACCACTGTAGCTTGTAAACGAATGAACGAAACgttatgaaactttacacataaACTAGTGACAGATGAACCTGTCGAAATAAATCATGTTCGTTTTCTAGTGGCGCCACTTATTGAAAAATCCCGGGACTTTTCAGCCCATGTAGTAAATGAGTGttacgataattttgttgcctagtgtatTTCCAAGAACTCTGTTACTATAGCATTGATCGACTAACTTACGTTATATCATCTCAGAAAACTGTTATTGATTGTAAATAACTTACATACTAAGTCACATGATAAATCGCCAATATTAAGTTCCAGATAATCTGTCAGTATATCCGTGTTATCGGCaacaataatgaaaattgaCATCAGGAAAGAAATGCCCCATGCATATAAACAGTACAACAGGAATCTTTTTCTATTATTGCGGTCCTTTATAATCCTCTTTTCACGTAGAGTTCTGTGGagaacataaattaatattaacttattaaatcttattaagTCAGCAATGTGTCTATGTAAATGCTGAAATGTTGCTTCCAATCATAGCTTGCGTTATTATTAGATTTGTAGTAATTGAGTTCACATTTCTTGATAAGTTAATGCTTTTATGATGTAACAATATGCCAGCAATTTGTcgacaatttatattttagccTGAAATTATCATCATCGATACTGATTCAAAATGCGTAGTGTTTTTATATAGCTATTTTTTATCAGATTATATGTGTAAGAATAAGAAATGATCCGACTTGATGAAGTCGCGAGCGTTTGTGTGATGCGAAGGAAATATGTGGCCAATAGCGTAGGTCTTCGAAAAGATAGGCGAAGAAAGGAAAAATCGCAATGAGCGATAACGGCGCTGGCAGGAATGGGGAGAAGATCCTAGAACATGGAAGTGAGATGATCATGCAGCGAAATAGGCCTGCGTGTAGTTCGCGAGGAAAGTGTATTTCTGTGCAAGTTTGAGTAGAGGCTGTTTCGCGTAAAGCGAATATGTATATAGTTTCGTTCTGCTTATGCGTATCCATTCGCTATTGTAGTTTGATAAATATAAGTTCCGTTCAAGGAAGATACATAAAATTCGAACATTCATATCCGATCAAGTCATCTTTGAAATTATAGCCTTCCTAAGACGAGTTAATTACTTAACGATAATATCAGAAATACTTTACATCTTCAGAAGTGTAATAGCATCAGATTATAATTCATTACAACATGCTTCTCATAATGCTGACAAGTAATATGTTGCTATTagacatatatacatatatacattgttACCTGCATGTTGCTTCAATATCGATATATTCAAATTTGTTCAAGACAAATATACGAATATAGCAAGTTGATAGTACAATAAGTAACGACAGATTTATGAGATTCTACTTACACACACTTTGTTACCTTGGCGAAAATAAAGCGTAAAACAAACATAAAGCGTAAATTGGAATACCGgaatgttaaagaaaaaatatggaaaGAGCTAGTGATGAAAGTGTAATCGAACTCTTTATAAAACGTAGATTTGAACATCGGAGCATGAAACGTTTGTATGACGCTTGTATGACGATTCAAGAAACTTTCTATTTTTGCCATggtatttaaatgttattttccaaattgaatttttacatatataacatgATTGCCATCTGAATAATCTAATTTGCTATATCATTGTAATTTTGTTGCAacgttatgtaaaaattatttgcaaaaagagttattaatattttaataaaaagttaatacttcTTTGTCtacttttgaaaatatgtatttaaacaattgtaaattattattattattgaaacttataatttaataatatactgtTGGAATATGATCAtccataaaaatgaaattaataaaaattacgaaacattgctgaaaaatttgtgagataattaaaataccatggagataaataagaaaataattttgtgccgtaataaactttattacaattaaaaaactgatttaataattaattatttaagagaAACAATTACTGATTTATTGCACGGTAAAATCATTGTCTCATTTATCTAATCCTCGATTATTCCATTTGACCCAATGATGTCATCGTGTATGTCTTACCTGAAGGTCCACCATATGTCAAAGCACATGACGTTAAGCCAGAATTCCGtagatcgaaaaaaaaaatacccgATGTAAgctaaaaacatattttttacatttctttaacgttataatattcgtatatttCCTAAGACTTTGTATACAAACCTATAGCTTtgcacgattttttttcttgttgttCAGCCGCGACTTTGTCAAACCAATCAATGATAAACTTGAAGATGGTAGACAGCAAGATAGTGCTCACGTAACATATGACCGTTTTTCCATGAATATTTTGCAGATTCGGTAAGTACGCGTACACTAGCAAGGTCATCaggaaaaataaacatttgacGATCAATATGGCGAACCACCAGTcagtgctaaaaaaaaaaaatgcatttgctAGTGCTCGAATATTGATCTGAcattattttcatcaatttcCAATACATTAATGATAGGATACTTTTCTTTGTGCCccgtatatatgtaaaatatttacagcTCACAAATActcaaatactttttaattatacgaTGCTCTACATGTCACTATTTATTATGATTGTTTGACatcgtaaaattaaaacaaactaaatttgacaaatttaatcaaatttaatagaaGTTTgcaatagaagaaataaaagagCTTGAATGCATAGTAACACGCTAGCATCGTTAATAAAAGTCTAATTCAAtgcattgaattttaattaattactaggaaattaacacaaattaatttttccggaataaattttcaatataacaaAGCATTGGCAAATCCCATGTTAATACAATCTTTCTTTTCGGTTATATctacaaagataaaaattagtgaAAATAGTAATAGAACTGTAGGTGGTAAACGTGTACGAATAATAACACAAAGCGCCTTTTTCAGactttttctgttgtttgaataaaatttatcattttctatgtatttttgtgCGCTGACCACGAATCCAGCAAGCAAATCGCTCCATCATTAAAATTGTgaggtaaaaatgatcatttttgtcacttttaaccttatttttcttaaaaccctgacgtgatagagcaatttgcttaccagatttGTGTTCAATGCGCAAAAATACGTAGGAAatgataacttttatttaaacaacgCAAATCATGTCGAGCATATATATGTTGGTCGTGACTATAATACACGTGCATACAAAGATTAAGTCGATAAaagaaaaacgtataaaaaacgcgttaaaaaaaatctaatttaaaagtaaaaatttgcaCTTTGAGATGGCGTAAgcgaaagtagaaaaaaatttattttgctagCAAAAAAGTTACGAATATGTCAAGAAACGTCATTTTTGACACCTTTAACCTTTCTTAAAAACCTGATGTAATGGAACAATTTGCTTATCAGATTCGTATTCAGggcgcaaaaatacataaaaaaatgataaattttattcaaacaaccaAACACATCGCCCAGTGTAATTATCAGGAATTGGAAGTAACGAATTACTGGTAATgccgttaccgttacagttactttttttgGTAACAAATTGGTAACggcattactttttattttttgtaactataACGGTAACGTAGTTACATTTTTCtagtaacggtaacgaattgaatagttacttttatcgttactttttaatttataatataatttttaatctttatttttcaatcaatattcatagtttgttgttacattatatttaaaatcattttgaagaataattgtaaaataaatcaattacagAATTGTATTAGCTTAAAAGCGAAATTTACAGAtatcaacttttgttaaaattaaatagtaaattaatatcgataaaaatgtaatattaaagtaaaacatttttatggtttaacttttatattacaaaGTAAAACCGTCAGACAGAAGTCAAACCTTTGTgacgtaattatttaactttctattaaaaatatcgataaaaagtgtatgttctttttatttaatgaattcTATATGAATTCTTATTCAGAAAatcctatataatttttgtagttttatttattttaagaactgtaagtttagaattatatgaaaatttctaaacataatctaattttattttaaaattaaaaaagtaacaaaaaagtaacgaattgTTACTATCTAtataacggtaacgagttacttttgaAAGTAACGAGTAACAagtaacggtaactagttacttttttgattcggtaacgagtaacgataacgaattacttttaaaaagtaactttccaTTCCCtggtaattattatatgtatttacaatTATCGTATATCATTTATAGTTgaagattataatataattgatgactgtaatagaaataatataccTTCTATAAGTATCAAGCCTTATGTATTTGGAACAAACAAACAAAGCAAAACTTGAAGAATTGTCGAAACTGTTACGTATGACGTCAAAGCAGTGCATATTGTTTGCATCGTCATCATTTCGGATGACAACATGTCCATTTGATGTCAGTAACACATTACTTTCCCATTCATTTGGATCGTTTAAACCGTACAATTTTTCACACGGGTACACAATCAAAACTCCGTAGTCTAAGTAATTAAAGGGAAGTAGATTAATTCCGTTTCTCTGTAGGTAGAATTAACGTTGGCAAATGCtaactattattaataatcaattaataatgacagataagtattataataaggacaaaaatataaatttttttttagaaagtaatAGAATTGTTTAAACATCATTAGATGTAGGGTTGCCAGATTGGGGGATTTTTCTCTTTTAGGTTTTGTTATTGTCAAGTGAAactatttgacaaaaaatttataattttttaaacaagaaaatataaagatctgtaatatttacattttcccAGAAATTCTCCcgtaatgtaataaaagtttgtaaaatatcaccCAGTTTGGTAACTTTGATT encodes:
- the LOC120358711 gene encoding uncharacterized protein LOC120358711, yielding MVSQKWTDLTRKGLPTSQREVLLKKYSPPEDFAFLRAPKLNLECKSALKNNVIVKRDEYSCLNQNQVGTALFALGEAISDLLRPEIQQFLNPDVRMAISKIADGAQLLADLFYRLSLSRRALIKPAFNTLAKSTADAIPADNFLFGSSFGEEIKKATSMEKSARDIVSTSLTISKRVQQPIKLPAQTAPSTSGNSRAPASKTKPSATRRTGASSSSRRSSVYQRSRSRRR